In one window of Desulfonatronospira thiodismutans ASO3-1 DNA:
- a CDS encoding lysophospholipid acyltransferase family protein: protein MTDPVRPSGTGPSRTVLRSSRSRLSIQALIMNLTVYPLLILQTLFFILLAPLVLPLAKFLAGRDVGRTVRYFIWVYGRIWMVIMSPFVRFETDGLSADRFPVPCIIVVNHLSFFDIFCMGALPFSNVAFTVRKWPFRMFWYAPFMRLAGYVDMESLGVDRAMRRCSALLSQGVSLMFFPEGHRSRDGELGRFYSGAFKLAVQTDTPLVPVCISGTDQLLPPGRFFMAPATVRMQALGSIEPSGFSGESDHVALRKQVKERIDQALADMRRCSQESNK from the coding sequence ATGACTGACCCTGTCAGGCCTTCCGGAACCGGCCCCTCCAGGACCGTGTTGCGAAGCAGCCGCAGCCGATTGAGCATACAGGCTTTGATCATGAACCTAACGGTCTATCCTCTGCTTATTCTCCAGACTCTTTTTTTTATTCTTCTTGCTCCCCTGGTCCTGCCGCTGGCCAAGTTCCTGGCAGGTCGCGATGTTGGCCGGACTGTACGTTATTTCATCTGGGTTTACGGCCGGATCTGGATGGTCATAATGTCTCCTTTTGTGCGCTTTGAAACTGATGGTTTGAGTGCTGATCGTTTCCCTGTGCCCTGCATTATCGTTGTCAACCATCTGTCTTTTTTTGATATATTCTGCATGGGTGCCTTGCCCTTCAGTAATGTGGCTTTTACAGTACGAAAATGGCCTTTCCGCATGTTCTGGTACGCCCCGTTTATGCGTCTGGCAGGCTATGTGGATATGGAGTCTCTTGGTGTGGACAGGGCTATGAGGCGTTGCAGTGCGCTTTTGTCTCAGGGTGTTTCCCTGATGTTCTTTCCTGAAGGGCATCGCAGCCGGGACGGCGAGCTGGGGCGCTTTTATTCCGGGGCCTTCAAGCTGGCAGTGCAGACTGATACGCCTCTGGTGCCAGTCTGCATAAGCGGAACCGACCAGCTCCTGCCTCCGGGGCGATTTTTCATGGCCCCGGCCACAGTGCGCATGCAGGCCCTGGGCAGCATTGAGCCATCAGGTTTTTCCGGGGAATCAGACCATGTTGCTCTGCGTAAGCAGGTCAAGGAGCGTATAGACCAGGCTTTGGCCGATATGCGCCGGTGCAGCCAGGAGAGTAACAAATGA
- a CDS encoding acyl carrier protein → MTQQQIIETVNRALSEEFELEPADMSPEAHLYNDLGLDSLDAVDMVIVLENAFGCKLRDEKAIQNIRTMGDLYAFIEEKKKELE, encoded by the coding sequence ATGACGCAGCAGCAAATCATTGAAACCGTAAACAGAGCTCTGAGCGAGGAGTTTGAGCTTGAACCGGCGGACATGAGTCCGGAAGCACATCTATACAACGACCTTGGGCTGGACAGCCTGGATGCCGTGGACATGGTTATAGTGCTGGAAAATGCCTTTGGTTGTAAACTCAGGGATGAAAAAGCCATCCAGAACATACGGACAATGGGTGACCTATACGCATTTATCGAAGAGAAGAAAAAGGAACTGGAATGA
- a CDS encoding beta-ketoacyl-[acyl-carrier-protein] synthase family protein: MSLNRVVVTGMGAVSPYGMGADILYSSLKKGASAIRQVPDLETVKGLRCHIAGVVPDLDEKQIPRKFRRSMSRMSVYSTLAAMEALEMADVREEQRRSEQTGVIIGTTVSSPQTLQDFFSDYLQDFSVERVKSSLFFKIMGHSCAANVAQSLGITGRILAPSAACATGVQAIGLAFEAIALGRQDIVLCGGAEELHPLTVAIFDIINAASTQFNTVPDSSPRPFDERRDGIVCSEGCGILVLESLDSALSRGASILAEIVGFASNTDTSNISTPDSARIEQCMRMALASAGVGSDEVDYVNAHATATTLGDSAECRAIEHIFGADIPVSSFKGHFGHSLAASGSLEMIGMLNMLQEEVCLPTLNLNIPSEDCAMVRHVQTLESCAVKTALKNNFALGGVNTSLVVRKYV; encoded by the coding sequence ATGTCGCTGAACCGAGTCGTGGTAACCGGGATGGGCGCTGTTTCTCCTTATGGGATGGGTGCCGACATCTTATATTCTTCGTTAAAAAAGGGTGCCAGCGCCATCAGGCAGGTGCCTGACCTGGAAACGGTCAAGGGTTTGCGGTGTCATATCGCCGGGGTGGTTCCGGACCTGGACGAAAAACAGATTCCCCGGAAGTTCAGAAGGTCCATGTCCAGGATGTCTGTTTATTCCACTCTGGCCGCCATGGAAGCCCTGGAAATGGCAGATGTCCGGGAAGAGCAGCGCCGTTCGGAACAGACTGGAGTCATTATCGGCACAACAGTAAGCAGCCCTCAGACTCTACAGGATTTTTTCTCCGATTATTTACAAGACTTCTCTGTTGAACGGGTCAAGTCATCTCTTTTCTTTAAAATCATGGGCCACAGCTGTGCCGCCAATGTCGCACAGTCCCTGGGCATCACCGGCCGAATCCTGGCCCCCTCAGCAGCCTGTGCCACAGGAGTGCAGGCAATCGGCCTGGCCTTTGAGGCGATTGCACTGGGTCGTCAGGATATTGTGCTCTGCGGCGGGGCTGAAGAACTGCATCCGTTGACAGTGGCCATTTTTGATATTATCAATGCAGCATCGACACAGTTCAATACCGTCCCTGACAGTTCTCCACGCCCCTTTGACGAAAGACGTGACGGAATAGTATGCTCCGAGGGATGTGGAATCCTCGTTCTGGAATCCCTTGATTCAGCTTTGAGCCGCGGGGCCTCGATACTGGCGGAAATTGTCGGGTTTGCTTCCAATACAGATACTTCGAACATCTCCACTCCCGACTCCGCCCGGATAGAGCAATGCATGCGCATGGCTCTGGCCAGTGCAGGAGTTGGTTCTGATGAAGTAGATTATGTCAATGCGCACGCCACGGCGACAACACTGGGAGACTCGGCCGAATGCAGAGCCATAGAACATATATTCGGAGCAGATATTCCGGTAAGCAGTTTCAAGGGGCACTTCGGGCATTCGCTGGCTGCCAGCGGTTCCCTGGAAATGATCGGCATGCTCAATATGTTGCAGGAGGAGGTCTGCCTGCCGACTCTGAACCTGAACATTCCCAGTGAAGACTGTGCCATGGTCCGCCACGTACAAACGCTTGAGTCATGTGCCGTGAAAACGGCGCTCAAAAATAACTTTGCCCTGGGCGGAGTCAACACATCTCTGGTTGTAAGGAAATACGTATGA
- a CDS encoding phytoene desaturase family protein, whose amino-acid sequence MKYDYVVIGSGISGLVSGIILSKQGLSVAVLEKAAQPAPLLRGFKRRGIHIDTGFHYTGAFAHGEALDSYFRYLNIAEDLEKIPYDSECFDSFYFTDDDYSFSFPFGYERLRDRLCSAFPHEKKGIDSYLHTVSEEFNRSPHLNLDISSNNIFMYDPYSSQSLKSFLQGLISNPRLRSILSMHYLLYGTEPGRSSVSVHAQVAGSLYSSVHGIKGGGRTLAKTLLQRLRNLDADIFSRSNVAKVMVRAGEFQGVELANGETVQAKGCISSIHPRALLPLVEETAFRPATRQRFQAFEDTTSAFMFSAELEQLPEMLSRKNLFLCPDDDLDTYCHLERAIEKRPFFFASAGLENEKSRPGMIMLCPASMQEMYPWRDSLPEHRPESYLEMKQALMQRVHDHVLRKVPAIHSLTMLDCATPLTFRDYANAPSGCLYGIKQKYGQLNPTPLSKIRGLYLTGQALTAPGILGGTISAFLTCGVILGQQKLIQEVRKCR is encoded by the coding sequence ATGAAATACGACTATGTAGTAATCGGATCAGGCATTTCCGGCCTGGTTTCGGGAATAATCCTGAGTAAACAGGGGCTAAGTGTAGCTGTTCTGGAAAAGGCTGCCCAGCCTGCTCCCCTGCTGAGAGGGTTTAAGCGCCGGGGGATACATATTGATACGGGTTTTCATTATACTGGTGCCTTTGCACATGGCGAAGCCCTTGACAGTTATTTCCGCTATTTGAACATTGCCGAGGATCTGGAAAAAATCCCCTATGACAGTGAGTGCTTCGATTCGTTTTACTTCACAGACGATGATTACAGTTTTTCCTTCCCCTTCGGGTACGAGCGTCTCCGGGACCGTTTGTGCTCCGCCTTCCCCCATGAGAAGAAGGGGATTGATTCCTACCTGCACACGGTCAGCGAGGAGTTCAACAGGTCTCCGCATTTGAACCTGGACATCTCCTCGAACAACATATTCATGTACGATCCATACTCCAGCCAAAGCCTCAAATCATTCTTGCAGGGCCTTATCAGTAATCCCAGACTGCGCTCCATTCTCTCCATGCATTATCTTTTGTACGGGACAGAGCCGGGCAGGTCTTCCGTGTCTGTTCATGCCCAGGTTGCGGGGTCCCTGTACAGTTCAGTACACGGGATCAAAGGGGGTGGCCGCACCCTGGCAAAGACGCTGCTGCAGCGTCTCAGGAATCTGGATGCCGACATTTTCAGCAGGAGTAATGTGGCCAAGGTCATGGTCAGGGCAGGCGAATTTCAAGGTGTTGAACTCGCAAACGGGGAAACTGTTCAAGCAAAAGGGTGCATTTCCAGCATTCACCCCAGGGCATTATTGCCCCTGGTGGAAGAGACAGCTTTCCGTCCCGCAACCAGGCAACGCTTTCAGGCTTTTGAGGACACTACCTCGGCGTTCATGTTTTCTGCGGAGCTGGAGCAGCTGCCTGAGATGCTCAGCAGAAAAAATCTCTTTCTTTGTCCTGACGATGATCTGGATACCTATTGTCACCTGGAGCGTGCCATCGAAAAAAGGCCTTTTTTCTTTGCCTCTGCCGGCCTGGAGAATGAAAAGTCGCGACCGGGCATGATCATGCTTTGTCCGGCGTCAATGCAGGAGATGTACCCCTGGCGGGACAGCCTGCCCGAGCATCGACCGGAGTCGTATCTAGAAATGAAGCAGGCGCTGATGCAAAGAGTCCATGATCATGTCCTGCGCAAGGTTCCTGCGATCCATTCCTTAACCATGCTGGATTGCGCAACTCCGCTCACGTTCAGGGATTACGCCAATGCGCCTTCAGGATGTCTCTACGGGATCAAACAGAAATACGGTCAATTAAACCCCACTCCCCTGAGCAAGATCAGAGGGTTGTATTTAACAGGTCAGGCCCTGACGGCGCCGGGTATTCTGGGGGGAACCATCTCAGCTTTTCTGACCTGCGGTGTCATTCTTGGCCAACAGAAACTTATCCAAGAGGTCCGGAAATGTCGCTGA
- a CDS encoding beta-ketoacyl-[acyl-carrier-protein] synthase family protein: protein MMHRVVVTGVGIISCLGNDIDSVTTALYKGQSGIEVDPQRQEMGFISPLTGVIRGFEPTRYLGRKQRKTMPDFAVQAHAAVMDALEMAGIDPEQLRDEETGLIFGCDSSCQAAVEQVDYLRRLRDTRSLGSGLIFRSMTSTITMNLNTLLGARGACWSISSACSSGGHAVGQAADLIALGRQKRVICGGAQEINWESMCSFDGLGAFSGRTDEPGGASRPFDAGRDGLVPSGGAAAIILERYDLARKRGALILGEVMGYGFSSDGQHVSSPSSDGLERAMRSGLHQGGLKPSDIDSICAHATSTPSGDSAEAGSITAIFGEHTPAVSSLKSMTGHELWMSGAAQVVYCILMARNGFVAPNINFEEPDETSAKLDIVTESRHAELRSVLCNSAGFGGTNACITLGFGT, encoded by the coding sequence ATGATGCATAGGGTCGTTGTAACCGGCGTGGGAATTATTTCCTGCCTGGGCAATGATATAGATTCCGTAACCACAGCTCTTTACAAGGGGCAGTCCGGGATTGAAGTTGATCCGCAAAGACAGGAAATGGGTTTTATCAGCCCATTGACTGGAGTGATTCGAGGTTTTGAGCCTACCAGATACCTGGGCCGCAAGCAGCGTAAAACCATGCCCGATTTTGCTGTCCAGGCGCATGCCGCTGTCATGGACGCCCTGGAAATGGCTGGAATCGATCCTGAGCAGCTGCGCGATGAAGAGACCGGACTGATTTTCGGATGTGATTCCAGCTGCCAGGCAGCAGTGGAGCAGGTGGACTATCTCCGCAGGCTCAGGGATACCCGTTCTCTGGGTAGCGGGCTGATTTTCAGGTCCATGACCTCCACCATCACCATGAACCTGAATACTTTGCTGGGTGCCCGGGGAGCTTGTTGGTCAATCAGTTCGGCCTGCTCCAGCGGCGGCCATGCCGTGGGCCAGGCAGCAGATCTGATCGCCCTGGGACGTCAGAAGAGAGTGATCTGCGGAGGCGCCCAGGAAATCAACTGGGAGTCCATGTGCAGCTTTGACGGCCTCGGCGCCTTTTCCGGCAGAACTGATGAGCCCGGGGGGGCAAGCCGACCGTTTGATGCTGGACGTGACGGCCTTGTGCCCAGCGGCGGAGCAGCTGCGATTATTCTGGAGCGTTATGACCTGGCCCGTAAACGAGGCGCCCTGATCCTGGGAGAGGTCATGGGGTATGGTTTTTCCTCGGACGGGCAGCATGTTTCATCCCCCAGTTCCGACGGTCTTGAACGGGCCATGCGTTCCGGCCTGCATCAAGGGGGGCTGAAGCCTTCGGATATCGATTCTATCTGTGCCCACGCAACCTCAACCCCCTCTGGAGATTCGGCAGAAGCCGGGAGCATCACAGCTATTTTCGGGGAACACACCCCGGCTGTTTCATCTTTGAAATCCATGACCGGCCATGAACTGTGGATGTCGGGCGCTGCCCAGGTTGTATACTGCATATTGATGGCCAGGAACGGATTTGTTGCCCCGAACATCAACTTTGAAGAGCCGGACGAGACCTCGGCCAAACTGGATATAGTAACAGAGTCCAGGCACGCCGAGCTTCGAAGTGTACTCTGCAACTCCGCCGGGTTCGGGGGCACCAATGCCTGCATTACCCTTGGTTTCGGAACATGA
- the fabG gene encoding 3-oxoacyl-ACP reductase FabG, with translation MHAQNKPRTALVTGGSRGIGAATAIMLARDGFDIWLNYRSNHQKASVVKDSIEILGRKCQLLPFDVADPEAAFLALEPVLEKETPFAVINNAGYAADKLMLTMDYHDDWRKVLDVHLDGFFLVTKLALEKMLRKRSGRIVNIVSTAGQSGMPGQTNYAAAKSGLIGATKSLAQEMGKRNILVNAVAPGFIETDMTTDLPWKEMLPRVPLNRIGQPEEVAGAVSFLCSDKASYITGQVIAVNGGIYM, from the coding sequence ATGCATGCACAAAACAAACCGCGTACTGCCCTGGTTACAGGCGGCAGCAGGGGGATAGGAGCGGCTACAGCAATAATGCTGGCCCGGGACGGATTCGATATATGGCTGAACTACAGAAGCAATCATCAAAAAGCGTCTGTAGTCAAGGATTCGATTGAAATCCTGGGGCGAAAATGCCAGCTGCTGCCTTTTGATGTGGCGGACCCGGAAGCTGCCTTTTTAGCTCTGGAGCCTGTTTTGGAAAAGGAAACTCCTTTTGCCGTGATCAACAACGCCGGGTATGCAGCTGACAAGTTGATGCTGACTATGGATTATCATGATGACTGGAGAAAAGTTTTGGATGTCCATCTGGACGGATTTTTCCTGGTGACAAAGCTGGCCTTGGAAAAAATGCTCCGCAAGCGCAGTGGACGCATAGTCAACATTGTTTCTACCGCAGGTCAATCTGGAATGCCCGGCCAGACTAACTATGCAGCAGCCAAATCAGGGCTGATTGGGGCTACAAAGTCTTTAGCTCAAGAGATGGGAAAACGAAATATCCTGGTGAATGCAGTAGCCCCAGGATTTATTGAAACCGACATGACTACAGATCTGCCCTGGAAAGAGATGCTGCCGCGAGTGCCGCTGAACAGGATCGGGCAGCCGGAGGAAGTTGCAGGCGCAGTATCCTTTCTTTGTTCGGACAAAGCTTCATATATCACAGGGCAAGTTATTGCTGTCAATGGAGGCATTTATATGTGA
- a CDS encoding acyloxyacyl hydrolase, whose protein sequence is MAQSHWSIDRLRDAWLYVPLLCLFAVFSMIVAPGLANAEEQERSEVVEPRYGMGLGVALAYDPSDARDFATVTGFALYDYDAIWPHRAPESLRFKVEGSLGGTLRSPPEILASVGFLALYYLDGLSSRFVRPYIEGGVGLIYTEYKVKEQGTRLNFNPQAGVGIEFAGDHNLQPWMSVRLHHLSNAGLSSDNRGVNSLVINMGWFF, encoded by the coding sequence TTGGCGCAGTCACACTGGTCGATTGACAGATTGCGTGATGCATGGCTTTATGTACCGCTTTTGTGTCTTTTTGCTGTGTTCAGCATGATTGTTGCCCCCGGGCTGGCTAATGCTGAAGAACAGGAACGCAGTGAGGTTGTAGAGCCACGTTACGGAATGGGGCTTGGGGTAGCACTTGCCTATGATCCATCAGATGCCAGAGACTTCGCCACTGTTACCGGGTTTGCTCTTTATGATTATGATGCCATCTGGCCCCACAGAGCCCCTGAGTCCCTGCGTTTCAAGGTGGAGGGCAGCCTGGGAGGAACCCTGCGTTCTCCTCCAGAGATTCTGGCTTCAGTCGGATTTTTGGCCCTGTACTATCTTGACGGTTTGAGCAGCAGGTTTGTTCGTCCTTATATTGAAGGTGGTGTAGGGCTTATCTATACAGAATACAAGGTCAAAGAGCAGGGCACGCGATTGAATTTCAATCCTCAGGCAGGAGTTGGGATTGAGTTTGCCGGGGACCACAACCTGCAGCCCTGGATGTCCGTTCGCTTACATCACCTTTCCAATGCAGGGTTGAGCAGTGATAACCGAGGGGTTAATTCCCTTGTCATTAATATGGGATGGTTTTTTTAA
- a CDS encoding beta-ketoacyl synthase N-terminal-like domain-containing protein: protein MTCYSKQTYQADAGSSGAAFLPVYIRGIGVLGSFGTGVHDLRKALEEDRAAETSFTSHDLDNAQKDLPVATADTGALGRYLPRKVLRRIDHYSRMAVLGSFLALEDAGMLDNPRERMGIVIATSYGAAATTFSFLDSVINDGDACASPTYFSNSVHNAAAAHISILLNITGPSLTVSQFELSVSSGLITARQWLLENRVDYVLFGAVDEYCALRGYSWLRLCVPGSKDISGNLAGDDQGSVMGEGAAFFLLSSEKTVDDYGCITDIQQGRWHECSLSFSGPAPLILNSGSELACKSNADLIPGQSSQGAAHAHIFGGLPASQAFDLAVAGLKIQQGQLFPCSEEPGTSIAENCMQQDPGIVCLQIGKGGDFGAVTLVD, encoded by the coding sequence ATGACCTGTTATTCAAAGCAAACCTATCAGGCAGATGCAGGCTCTTCAGGAGCGGCATTTTTGCCTGTCTATATCCGGGGTATAGGAGTTCTGGGCAGCTTCGGCACAGGCGTGCATGATCTGAGGAAGGCTCTGGAGGAAGACAGGGCGGCAGAAACTTCTTTTACCAGCCATGACCTGGACAATGCACAGAAAGACCTGCCTGTCGCGACCGCGGATACAGGTGCTTTGGGCAGATATCTGCCCAGGAAAGTGTTGCGTCGTATTGACCATTATTCACGCATGGCTGTGCTCGGGTCGTTTCTGGCCCTGGAAGACGCAGGCATGCTGGATAACCCCCGGGAAAGAATGGGTATTGTAATTGCCACGAGCTACGGTGCCGCGGCAACCACTTTTTCCTTTCTGGATTCTGTGATCAATGACGGCGATGCCTGCGCCTCTCCTACATATTTTTCCAATTCTGTGCACAATGCAGCTGCTGCACACATTTCGATTCTCCTGAACATCACCGGGCCGAGTCTCACTGTCAGCCAGTTTGAACTGTCTGTTTCTTCGGGGTTGATTACAGCCAGGCAGTGGCTGCTGGAAAACAGGGTTGATTATGTTCTTTTTGGAGCAGTTGATGAGTACTGTGCATTGCGCGGTTATAGCTGGCTGAGGCTTTGCGTTCCTGGCAGCAAAGATATTTCGGGCAATCTCGCTGGGGATGATCAAGGGAGTGTTATGGGCGAGGGTGCTGCTTTTTTTCTCTTGTCTTCTGAAAAAACAGTCGATGATTATGGCTGCATCACCGATATCCAGCAGGGCAGATGGCATGAATGCAGCTTATCATTTTCTGGACCAGCACCCCTGATTCTTAACAGCGGTTCAGAACTTGCTTGCAAAAGCAACGCCGATCTGATTCCCGGACAAAGCTCACAGGGAGCAGCGCATGCACATATTTTCGGCGGACTGCCCGCAAGCCAGGCCTTTGACCTCGCTGTTGCCGGGCTGAAAATACAACAGGGGCAACTGTTTCCATGCTCTGAGGAGCCAGGTACATCCATCGCAGAAAACTGTATGCAGCAGGATCCCGGGATAGTCTGCTTGCAAATCGGGAAAGGGGGTGATTTTGGCGCAGTCACACTGGTCGATTGA
- a CDS encoding shikimate kinase, translating into MSGFRNKKGNIYLIGPRASGKTTLAEDIAGRTGLKAVDADKALQEEQGQSIQEIVSGQGWEYFRDLESKFLQRTAGSGPMVVATGGGVVLGSANRELLKDFRHLTVYLQAEADLICSRLAEDPKPGQRPALSDLDFREEIRATLEKRQKLYMECADIVLAADQPLELLAEEVYRVYVDKKQEGQ; encoded by the coding sequence ATGAGTGGATTCAGAAATAAAAAAGGCAATATTTATCTTATCGGACCCAGGGCCAGCGGCAAGACCACGCTGGCTGAGGATATTGCCGGCAGGACAGGACTTAAGGCCGTGGACGCGGATAAGGCCCTGCAGGAGGAACAGGGGCAAAGCATTCAGGAGATAGTCTCGGGCCAGGGCTGGGAGTATTTCAGGGACCTGGAGAGCAAGTTCCTGCAGCGCACGGCCGGGTCCGGGCCCATGGTAGTAGCCACCGGCGGCGGGGTAGTGCTGGGAAGTGCCAACAGGGAACTGCTTAAAGATTTTCGGCATTTGACGGTGTATCTGCAGGCAGAAGCTGATCTTATCTGTTCCAGACTTGCAGAGGATCCCAAACCGGGACAGAGACCGGCGCTTTCGGATCTGGATTTCAGGGAAGAGATACGCGCTACACTGGAAAAACGCCAGAAACTTTACATGGAGTGCGCGGATATTGTCCTTGCTGCGGACCAGCCCCTGGAACTGCTGGCTGAAGAAGTTTACCGGGTCTATGTGGACAAAAAGCAGGAAGGGCAGTGA
- a CDS encoding TrmH family RNA methyltransferase, whose amino-acid sequence MKDTPRTDRRKLRIKDVLCRRQRDLTLVMNNIHDPHNVSAILRSCDAFAVPDVHLLYVGQPFPEVGRKSSASARKWVRRIRHRDAGEMVQRLEGQGLCLIRTGFGPQSISLPEWDFTRPTAVILGNEHSGVQEDLEQMVAQEIYIPMQGMVQSLNVSVAAAVILYEAFRQRHQAGLLEERALPGDRQDELYHEWIQK is encoded by the coding sequence ATGAAAGATACTCCCAGAACAGACAGAAGAAAGCTAAGGATAAAGGATGTCCTTTGCAGAAGGCAAAGAGACCTGACCCTGGTCATGAACAATATCCATGACCCGCACAACGTTTCAGCCATCCTGCGCAGCTGTGACGCCTTTGCAGTCCCGGACGTGCATCTTTTATACGTGGGCCAGCCATTTCCGGAGGTGGGCAGAAAATCTTCGGCCTCGGCCCGCAAGTGGGTCAGGCGCATAAGACACAGGGATGCCGGGGAAATGGTGCAAAGGCTGGAGGGGCAGGGCCTTTGCCTGATTCGTACCGGATTCGGGCCGCAGTCCATATCCCTGCCTGAGTGGGACTTTACCCGGCCTACAGCTGTAATACTCGGAAACGAGCACAGCGGGGTCCAGGAAGACCTGGAACAGATGGTGGCCCAGGAAATATACATTCCCATGCAGGGCATGGTCCAAAGCCTGAATGTATCCGTGGCGGCGGCTGTTATTCTTTACGAGGCCTTCAGGCAAAGGCACCAGGCCGGGCTCCTGGAAGAAAGGGCTCTGCCCGGGGACAGACAGGATGAATTATACCATGAGTGGATTCAGAAATAA
- a CDS encoding TlyA family RNA methyltransferase: MRSRKYRADLLLHEQGLAESKEAAKRLIMAGQVYLNLEDREVRVEKPGQALPEDSVLRVQQPERFVSRGGEKLLGALEDFEIRVQDRVCLDVGASTGGFTDCMLQMGALRVYALDVGTGQLHWKLRQDPRVVCLEQINIRKAPASLLPEKVHLAAIDCSFISLKQVMPCVMPFLQQEALVIALVKPQFEVGRGQTVKGVVRSFEAASKAVQGVIDAVTKELDLVLNGWTLSRIKGPRGNQEHLVCFRHESYTR, from the coding sequence ATGCGTTCCAGAAAATACCGGGCAGACCTGCTGCTGCATGAACAGGGCCTGGCTGAATCTAAGGAAGCAGCCAAAAGGCTGATCATGGCCGGGCAGGTCTACCTGAACCTGGAAGACCGGGAAGTTCGGGTGGAAAAGCCGGGACAGGCACTACCTGAAGACTCGGTCTTAAGGGTGCAGCAGCCTGAGCGTTTTGTAAGCCGGGGCGGGGAAAAACTTCTGGGCGCTCTGGAAGATTTTGAAATCAGGGTTCAGGACAGGGTCTGCCTGGATGTGGGCGCTTCCACCGGCGGATTTACTGACTGCATGCTGCAGATGGGAGCGCTTCGGGTTTACGCCCTGGACGTGGGTACAGGGCAGCTGCACTGGAAACTGAGACAGGATCCCAGGGTGGTCTGCCTGGAACAGATAAATATCCGCAAGGCTCCGGCCTCCCTTTTGCCGGAAAAGGTCCACCTGGCCGCCATAGACTGCTCCTTTATCTCTCTTAAGCAGGTTATGCCCTGCGTGATGCCTTTTCTGCAGCAGGAGGCGCTGGTCATCGCCCTGGTCAAGCCCCAGTTTGAAGTGGGCAGGGGGCAGACCGTAAAGGGAGTGGTCAGATCTTTCGAGGCTGCAAGCAAGGCTGTGCAGGGGGTGATTGATGCAGTCACCAAAGAACTGGATCTTGTGCTTAATGGCTGGACTCTTTCCAGGATAAAGGGGCCCAGGGGCAACCAGGAGCATCTGGTCTGCTTTCGCCACGAGTCTTATACCCGTTAA